A single window of Pseudophryne corroboree isolate aPseCor3 chromosome 5, aPseCor3.hap2, whole genome shotgun sequence DNA harbors:
- the LOC134929411 gene encoding RING finger protein 44-like: MSRRELRRLLEDQRRWRSRHGDPDDASETVFEERLRSERRGERRTRHQPSDKRPQRENRERSRSPLPAPNAAERPSPDQLPGHLHLTFHQPAENGQDLPAMVVELSTQNLPAFLVEIRMRNLPPMMMVISGQDFPPMEVEISGNNLPATVIEINEQNLPVMEVEISGFPSHHTTEDEATQACVICLMEFQNGERVTVLPCSHKYHTSCIYQWMDTNPSCPVCRRECIPRPVLWRIS, from the coding sequence ATGATGCTTCGGAGACCGTCTTTGAGGAGAGGCTGCGGTCCGAGCGGAGAGGAGAAAGAAGAACTCGTCACCAACCATCGGATAAGAGACCTCAGAGGGAGAACAGAGAGAGAAGCCGTTCTCCCCTTCCTGCTCCCAACGCTGCAGAGAGACCAAGCCCAGATCAGCTCCCCGGTCATCTTCATCTCACCTTTCATCAACCAGCAGAGAATGGGCAGGATCTCCCGGCCATGGTGGTGGAGCTCAGTACGCAGAATCTCCCGGCTTTCCTGGTAGAGATCAGAATGCGGAATCtcccacccatgatgatggtgatcAGCGGACAGGATTTCCCGCCCATGGAGGTAGAGATCAGCGGGAATAATCTTCCAGCAACAGTGATCGAGATCAACGAGCAGAATCTCCCCGTCATGGAGGTAGAGATCAGCGGATTCCCATCTCACCATACCACAGAGGATGAAGCCACACAGGCATGTGTGATCTGCTTGATGGAGTTTCAAAATGGAGAACGGGTGACTGTCCTGCCCTGCAGCCACAAATATCACACCAGCTGCATCTACCAGTGGATGGACACAAACCCCAGCTGTCCTGTGTGCCGGAGAGAGTGCATCCCGAGGCCGGTCCTGTGGCGGATCTCCTGA